From the Microtus ochrogaster isolate Prairie Vole_2 unplaced genomic scaffold, MicOch1.0 UNK16, whole genome shotgun sequence genome, one window contains:
- the LOC101992459 gene encoding secretory carrier-associated membrane protein 3 isoform X5, protein MAQNRDGGNRFPDSGELDNPFQDPAVIQHRPSQQYATLDVYNPFENREPPPAYEPPAPAPAPLPPPSAPTVQSSRKLSPTEPKNYGSYSTQASASAATAELIKKQEELNRKAEELDRRERELQHVGLGGTARQNNWPPLPSVCPVQPCFFQDISMEIPQEFQKTVSTMYYLWLCSTLALVLNFLACLARFCVDTSSGSGFGLSMLWLLLFTPCSFVCWYRPMYKAFRSDSSFNFFVFFFIFFVQDVFFVLQAIGIPGWGFSGWVFAIVAVGTNPAVAVLMLLVALLFTGIAVLGIVMLKRIHSLYRRTGASFQKAQQEFAAGVFSNPAVRTAAANAAAGAAENAFRAP, encoded by the exons ATGGCTCAGAACAGAGACGGCGGGAACCGGTTCCCCGACTCCGGCGAGCTTGACAATCCCTTTCAG GACCCAGCTGTGATCCAGCACCGACCCAGCCAGCAGTATGCCACGCTTGATGTGTACAACCCTTTTGAGAACCGAGAG CCCCCGCCAGCCTATGagcctcctgccccagccccagcccctttGCCGCCACCCTCAGCTCCCACTGTACAGTCCTCAAGGAAGCTCAGCCCTACAGAGCCCAAGAACTATGGCTCCTACAGCACTCAG gcttctgcttcagctgccaCTGCGGAGCTGATCAAGAAGCAGGAGGAGCTCAACCGGAAGGCAGAGGAGTTGGACCGCCGGGAGCGAGAGCTGCAGCATGTTGGCCTGGGTGGCACAG CTCGACAGAACAACTGGCCTCCCCTACCATCTGTTTGCCCAGTCCAGCCTTGCTTTTTCCAGGACATCTCCATGGAGATCCCACAAGAATTTCAGAAGACAGTGTCCACCATGTACTACCTCtggttgt GCAGCACTTTGGCTCTTGTCCTGAATTTCCTGGCCTGCCTGGCCAGGTTCTGTGTGGATACCAGCAGTGGGTCCGGCTTTGGGCTGTCCATGCTCTGGCTCCTCCTCTTCACCCCCTGCTCCTTTGTCTGCTGGTACCGCCCTATGTATAAGGCTTTCAG gAGTGATAGTTCATTCAATTTCTtcgtttttttcttcattttcttcgtCCAGGATGTGTTCTTTGTCCTCCAGGCCATTGGCATCCCAGGGTGGGGCTTCAG TGGCTGGGTGTTCGCGATTGTGGCGGTGGGCACCAACCCAGCCGTGGCTGTGCTCATGCTGCTGGTCGCCCTGCTCTTCACTGGCATCGCTGTGCTGGGGATTGTGATGCTGAAGCGG ATCCACTCCTTGTACCGCCGAACAGGTGCCAGCTTTCAGAAAGCCCAGCAGGAGTTTGCTGCTGGTGTCTTCTCCAACCCTGCGGTTCGGACTGCTGCTGCCAATGCAGCCGCCGGGGCTGCTGAAAATGCCTTCAGGGCCCCATGA
- the LOC101992459 gene encoding dual specificity protein kinase CLK2 isoform X4: MPHPRRYHSSEHGSRGSYHEHYRSRKHKRRRSRSWSSSSDRTRRRRREDSYHVRSRSYDDHSSDRRVNDRRYCSSYRRNDYSRDRAEAYYDTDFQHSYEYHRENSSYRSQRSSRRKHRRRRRRSRTFSRSSSPSSRRAKSVEDDAEGHLIYHVGDWLQERYEIVSTLGEGTFGRVVQCVDHRRGGARVALKIIKNVEKYKEAARLEINVLEKINEKDPDSKNLCVQMFDWFDYHGHMCISFELLGLSTFDFLKDNNYLPYPIHQVRHMAFQLCQAVKFLHDNKLTHTDLKPENILFVNSDYELTYNLEKKRDERSVKSTAVRVVDFGSATFDHEHHSTIVSTRHYRAPEVILELGWAQPCDVWSIGCIIFEYYVGFTLFQTHDNREHLAMMERILGPIPSRMIRKTRKQKYFYRGRLDWDENTSAGRYVRENCKPLRRYLTSEAEEHHQLFDLIESMLEYEPAKRLTLGEALQHPFFACLRTEPPNTKLWDSSRDISR; encoded by the exons aTGCCTCATCCCCGAAGGTACCATTCCTCAGAGCATGGTAGTCGGGGGAGTTATCACGAACACTATCGGAGCCGAAAGCATAAGCGAAGAAGAAGTCGCTCCTGGTCAAGTTCCAGTGACCGGACAAGGCGGCGGCGGAGGGAGGACAGCTATCACGTTCGGTCCCGAAG CTATGACGATCACTCATCTGATCGGCGGGTTAATGATCGTCGGTACTGCAGCAGCTACAGACGCAATGACTATAGCCGGGATCGAGCAGAGGCCTACTATGACACAGACTTTCAGCATTCCTATGAGTACCATCGGGAGAACAGCAGTTACCGAAGCCAGCGCAGCAGCCGGAGGAAGCACAGACGGCGGAGGAGACGGAGCCGCACATTCAGCCGCTCATCTTCA CCCAGCAGCCGGAGAGCCAAGAGTGTAGAGGACGACGCTGAGGGCCACCTCATCTACCACGTCGGGGACTGGCTACAAGAGCGAT ATGAAATTGTAAGCACCTTAGGAGAAGGGACCTTTGGCCGCGTGGTGCAGTGTGTGGACCATCGCAG GGGCGGAGCAAGAGTGGCCCTGAAGATCATTAAGAATGTGGAGAAGTACAAGGAAGCAGCCCGACTAGAGATCAACGTGCTAGAGAAGATCAATGAGAAAGACCCCGACAGCAAGAA CCTCTGTGTCCAGATGTTTGACTGGTTTGACTACCATGGCCACATGTGTATCTCCTTTGAGCTTCTGGGCCTTAGCACCTTCGATTTCCTCAAAGACAACAACTACCTGCCCTACCCCATCCACCAAGTGCGCCACATGGCCTTCCAGCTCTGCCAGGCCGTCAAGT TCCTCCATGATAACAAGTTGACACACACGGACCTCAAACCCGAAAATATTCTCTTTGTGAATTCAGACTACGAACTCACCTACAACCTAGAGAAG AAGCGAGATGAGCGCAGTGTGAAGAGCACAGCTGTGCGGGTGGTAGACTTCGGCAGTGCCACCTTTGACCATGAACACCATAGCACCATTGTCTCCACTCGCCATTACCGGGCCCCAGAGGTCATCCTTG AGTTGGGCTGGGCACAGCCTTGTGATGTGTGGAGCATAGGCTGTATCATCTTTGAGTACTACGTTGGCTTCACCCTCTTCCAG ACCCATGACAACAGAGAGCATCTAGCCATGATGGAAAGGATCTTGGGTCCTATCCCTTCTCGGATGATCCGAAAAACAAG aaaacagaaatatttttatcgGGGTCGCCTGGATTGGGATGAGAACACATCAGCTGGGCGCTACGTGCGTGAGAACTGCAAACCACTACGG CGATATCTGACCTCAGAGGCAGAGGAACACCACCAGCTCTTCGATCTGATTGAAAGCATGCTAGAGTATGAACCTGCTAAGCGGCTGACCTTAGGTGAAGCCCTCCAGCACCCTTTCTTCGCCTGCCTTCGGACTGAGCCACCCAACACCAAGTTGTGGGACTCCAGTCGGGATATCAGTCGGTGA
- the LOC101992459 gene encoding dual specificity protein kinase CLK2 isoform X2, whose protein sequence is MPHPRRYHSSEHGSRGSYHEHYRSRKHKRRRSRSWSSSSDRTRRRRREDSYHVRSRSSYDDHSSDRRVNDRRYCSSYRRNDYSRDRAEAYYDTDFQHSYEYHRENSSYRSQRSSRRKHRRRRRRSRTFSRSSSPSSRRAKSVEDDAEGHLIYHVGDWLQERYEIVSTLGEGTFGRVVQCVDHRRGGARVALKIIKNVEKYKEAARLEINVLEKINEKDPDSKNLCVQMFDWFDYHGHMCISFELLGLSTFDFLKDNNYLPYPIHQVRHMAFQLCQAVKFLHDNKLTHTDLKPENILFVNSDYELTYNLEKKRDERSVKSTAVRVVDFGSATFDHEHHSTIVSTRHYRAPEVILELGWAQPCDVWSIGCIIFEYYVGFTLFQTHDNREHLAMMERILGPIPSRMIRKTRKQKYFYRGRLDWDENTSAGRYVRENCKPLRRYLTSEAEEHHQLFDLIESMLEYEPAKRLTLGEALQHPFFACLRTEPPNTKLWDSSRDISR, encoded by the exons aTGCCTCATCCCCGAAGGTACCATTCCTCAGAGCATGGTAGTCGGGGGAGTTATCACGAACACTATCGGAGCCGAAAGCATAAGCGAAGAAGAAGTCGCTCCTGGTCAAGTTCCAGTGACCGGACAAGGCGGCGGCGGAGGGAGGACAGCTATCACGTTCGGTCCCGAAG CAGCTATGACGATCACTCATCTGATCGGCGGGTTAATGATCGTCGGTACTGCAGCAGCTACAGACGCAATGACTATAGCCGGGATCGAGCAGAGGCCTACTATGACACAGACTTTCAGCATTCCTATGAGTACCATCGGGAGAACAGCAGTTACCGAAGCCAGCGCAGCAGCCGGAGGAAGCACAGACGGCGGAGGAGACGGAGCCGCACATTCAGCCGCTCATCTTCA CCCAGCAGCCGGAGAGCCAAGAGTGTAGAGGACGACGCTGAGGGCCACCTCATCTACCACGTCGGGGACTGGCTACAAGAGCGAT ATGAAATTGTAAGCACCTTAGGAGAAGGGACCTTTGGCCGCGTGGTGCAGTGTGTGGACCATCGCAG GGGCGGAGCAAGAGTGGCCCTGAAGATCATTAAGAATGTGGAGAAGTACAAGGAAGCAGCCCGACTAGAGATCAACGTGCTAGAGAAGATCAATGAGAAAGACCCCGACAGCAAGAA CCTCTGTGTCCAGATGTTTGACTGGTTTGACTACCATGGCCACATGTGTATCTCCTTTGAGCTTCTGGGCCTTAGCACCTTCGATTTCCTCAAAGACAACAACTACCTGCCCTACCCCATCCACCAAGTGCGCCACATGGCCTTCCAGCTCTGCCAGGCCGTCAAGT TCCTCCATGATAACAAGTTGACACACACGGACCTCAAACCCGAAAATATTCTCTTTGTGAATTCAGACTACGAACTCACCTACAACCTAGAGAAG AAGCGAGATGAGCGCAGTGTGAAGAGCACAGCTGTGCGGGTGGTAGACTTCGGCAGTGCCACCTTTGACCATGAACACCATAGCACCATTGTCTCCACTCGCCATTACCGGGCCCCAGAGGTCATCCTTG AGTTGGGCTGGGCACAGCCTTGTGATGTGTGGAGCATAGGCTGTATCATCTTTGAGTACTACGTTGGCTTCACCCTCTTCCAG ACCCATGACAACAGAGAGCATCTAGCCATGATGGAAAGGATCTTGGGTCCTATCCCTTCTCGGATGATCCGAAAAACAAG aaaacagaaatatttttatcgGGGTCGCCTGGATTGGGATGAGAACACATCAGCTGGGCGCTACGTGCGTGAGAACTGCAAACCACTACGG CGATATCTGACCTCAGAGGCAGAGGAACACCACCAGCTCTTCGATCTGATTGAAAGCATGCTAGAGTATGAACCTGCTAAGCGGCTGACCTTAGGTGAAGCCCTCCAGCACCCTTTCTTCGCCTGCCTTCGGACTGAGCCACCCAACACCAAGTTGTGGGACTCCAGTCGGGATATCAGTCGGTGA
- the LOC101992459 gene encoding dual specificity protein kinase CLK2 isoform X3 — MPHPRRYHSSEHGSRGSYHEHYRSRKHKRRRSRSWSSSSDRTRRRRREDSYHVRSRSYDDHSSDRRVNDRRYCSSYRRNDYSRDRAEAYYDTDFQHSYEYHRENSSYRSQRSSRRKHRRRRRRSRTFSRSSSQPSSRRAKSVEDDAEGHLIYHVGDWLQERYEIVSTLGEGTFGRVVQCVDHRRGGARVALKIIKNVEKYKEAARLEINVLEKINEKDPDSKNLCVQMFDWFDYHGHMCISFELLGLSTFDFLKDNNYLPYPIHQVRHMAFQLCQAVKFLHDNKLTHTDLKPENILFVNSDYELTYNLEKKRDERSVKSTAVRVVDFGSATFDHEHHSTIVSTRHYRAPEVILELGWAQPCDVWSIGCIIFEYYVGFTLFQTHDNREHLAMMERILGPIPSRMIRKTRKQKYFYRGRLDWDENTSAGRYVRENCKPLRRYLTSEAEEHHQLFDLIESMLEYEPAKRLTLGEALQHPFFACLRTEPPNTKLWDSSRDISR; from the exons aTGCCTCATCCCCGAAGGTACCATTCCTCAGAGCATGGTAGTCGGGGGAGTTATCACGAACACTATCGGAGCCGAAAGCATAAGCGAAGAAGAAGTCGCTCCTGGTCAAGTTCCAGTGACCGGACAAGGCGGCGGCGGAGGGAGGACAGCTATCACGTTCGGTCCCGAAG CTATGACGATCACTCATCTGATCGGCGGGTTAATGATCGTCGGTACTGCAGCAGCTACAGACGCAATGACTATAGCCGGGATCGAGCAGAGGCCTACTATGACACAGACTTTCAGCATTCCTATGAGTACCATCGGGAGAACAGCAGTTACCGAAGCCAGCGCAGCAGCCGGAGGAAGCACAGACGGCGGAGGAGACGGAGCCGCACATTCAGCCGCTCATCTTCA CAGCCCAGCAGCCGGAGAGCCAAGAGTGTAGAGGACGACGCTGAGGGCCACCTCATCTACCACGTCGGGGACTGGCTACAAGAGCGAT ATGAAATTGTAAGCACCTTAGGAGAAGGGACCTTTGGCCGCGTGGTGCAGTGTGTGGACCATCGCAG GGGCGGAGCAAGAGTGGCCCTGAAGATCATTAAGAATGTGGAGAAGTACAAGGAAGCAGCCCGACTAGAGATCAACGTGCTAGAGAAGATCAATGAGAAAGACCCCGACAGCAAGAA CCTCTGTGTCCAGATGTTTGACTGGTTTGACTACCATGGCCACATGTGTATCTCCTTTGAGCTTCTGGGCCTTAGCACCTTCGATTTCCTCAAAGACAACAACTACCTGCCCTACCCCATCCACCAAGTGCGCCACATGGCCTTCCAGCTCTGCCAGGCCGTCAAGT TCCTCCATGATAACAAGTTGACACACACGGACCTCAAACCCGAAAATATTCTCTTTGTGAATTCAGACTACGAACTCACCTACAACCTAGAGAAG AAGCGAGATGAGCGCAGTGTGAAGAGCACAGCTGTGCGGGTGGTAGACTTCGGCAGTGCCACCTTTGACCATGAACACCATAGCACCATTGTCTCCACTCGCCATTACCGGGCCCCAGAGGTCATCCTTG AGTTGGGCTGGGCACAGCCTTGTGATGTGTGGAGCATAGGCTGTATCATCTTTGAGTACTACGTTGGCTTCACCCTCTTCCAG ACCCATGACAACAGAGAGCATCTAGCCATGATGGAAAGGATCTTGGGTCCTATCCCTTCTCGGATGATCCGAAAAACAAG aaaacagaaatatttttatcgGGGTCGCCTGGATTGGGATGAGAACACATCAGCTGGGCGCTACGTGCGTGAGAACTGCAAACCACTACGG CGATATCTGACCTCAGAGGCAGAGGAACACCACCAGCTCTTCGATCTGATTGAAAGCATGCTAGAGTATGAACCTGCTAAGCGGCTGACCTTAGGTGAAGCCCTCCAGCACCCTTTCTTCGCCTGCCTTCGGACTGAGCCACCCAACACCAAGTTGTGGGACTCCAGTCGGGATATCAGTCGGTGA
- the LOC101992459 gene encoding dual specificity protein kinase CLK2 isoform X6: MFDWFDYHGHMCISFELLGLSTFDFLKDNNYLPYPIHQVRHMAFQLCQAVKFLHDNKLTHTDLKPENILFVNSDYELTYNLEKKRDERSVKSTAVRVVDFGSATFDHEHHSTIVSTRHYRAPEVILELGWAQPCDVWSIGCIIFEYYVGFTLFQTHDNREHLAMMERILGPIPSRMIRKTRKQKYFYRGRLDWDENTSAGRYVRENCKPLRRYLTSEAEEHHQLFDLIESMLEYEPAKRLTLGEALQHPFFACLRTEPPNTKLWDSSRDISR, from the exons ATGTTTGACTGGTTTGACTACCATGGCCACATGTGTATCTCCTTTGAGCTTCTGGGCCTTAGCACCTTCGATTTCCTCAAAGACAACAACTACCTGCCCTACCCCATCCACCAAGTGCGCCACATGGCCTTCCAGCTCTGCCAGGCCGTCAAGT TCCTCCATGATAACAAGTTGACACACACGGACCTCAAACCCGAAAATATTCTCTTTGTGAATTCAGACTACGAACTCACCTACAACCTAGAGAAG AAGCGAGATGAGCGCAGTGTGAAGAGCACAGCTGTGCGGGTGGTAGACTTCGGCAGTGCCACCTTTGACCATGAACACCATAGCACCATTGTCTCCACTCGCCATTACCGGGCCCCAGAGGTCATCCTTG AGTTGGGCTGGGCACAGCCTTGTGATGTGTGGAGCATAGGCTGTATCATCTTTGAGTACTACGTTGGCTTCACCCTCTTCCAG ACCCATGACAACAGAGAGCATCTAGCCATGATGGAAAGGATCTTGGGTCCTATCCCTTCTCGGATGATCCGAAAAACAAG aaaacagaaatatttttatcgGGGTCGCCTGGATTGGGATGAGAACACATCAGCTGGGCGCTACGTGCGTGAGAACTGCAAACCACTACGG CGATATCTGACCTCAGAGGCAGAGGAACACCACCAGCTCTTCGATCTGATTGAAAGCATGCTAGAGTATGAACCTGCTAAGCGGCTGACCTTAGGTGAAGCCCTCCAGCACCCTTTCTTCGCCTGCCTTCGGACTGAGCCACCCAACACCAAGTTGTGGGACTCCAGTCGGGATATCAGTCGGTGA
- the LOC101992459 gene encoding dual specificity protein kinase CLK2 isoform X7 gives MPHPRRYHSSEHGSRGSYHEHYRSRKHKRRRSRSWSSSSDRTRRRRREDSYHVRSRSSYDDHSSDRRVNDRRYCSSYRRNDYSRDRAEAYYDTDFQHSYEYHRENSSYRSQRSSRRKHRRRRRRSRTFSRSSSQPSSRRAKSVEDDAEGHLIYHVGDWLQERYEIVSTLGEGTFGRVVQCVDHRRGGARVALKIIKNVEKYKEAARLEINVLEKINEKDPDSKNLCVQMFDWFDYHGHMCISFELLGLSTFDFLKDNNYLPYPIHQVRHMAFQLCQAVKFLHDNKLTHTDLKPENILFVNSDYELTYNLEKKRDERSVKSTAVRVVDFGSATFDHEHHSTIVSTRHYRAPEVILELGWAQPCDVWSIGCIIFEYYVGFTLFQTHDNREHLAMMERILGPIPSRMIRKTRKQKYFYRGRLDWDENTSAGRYVRENCKPLRDPAVIQHRPSQQYATLDVYNPFENREPPPAYEPPAPAPAPLPPPSAPTVQSSRKLSPTEPKNYGSYSTQASASAATAELIKKQEELNRKAEELDRRERELQHVGLGGTARQNNWPPLPSVCPVQPCFFQDISMEIPQEFQKTVSTMYYLWLCSTLALVLNFLACLARFCVDTSSGSGFGLSMLWLLLFTPCSFVCWYRPMYKAFRSDSSFNFFVFFFIFFVQDVFFVLQAIGIPGWGFSGWVFAIVAVGTNPAVAVLMLLVALLFTGIAVLGIVMLKRIHSLYRRTGASFQKAQQEFAAGVFSNPAVRTAAANAAAGAAENAFRAP, from the exons aTGCCTCATCCCCGAAGGTACCATTCCTCAGAGCATGGTAGTCGGGGGAGTTATCACGAACACTATCGGAGCCGAAAGCATAAGCGAAGAAGAAGTCGCTCCTGGTCAAGTTCCAGTGACCGGACAAGGCGGCGGCGGAGGGAGGACAGCTATCACGTTCGGTCCCGAAG CAGCTATGACGATCACTCATCTGATCGGCGGGTTAATGATCGTCGGTACTGCAGCAGCTACAGACGCAATGACTATAGCCGGGATCGAGCAGAGGCCTACTATGACACAGACTTTCAGCATTCCTATGAGTACCATCGGGAGAACAGCAGTTACCGAAGCCAGCGCAGCAGCCGGAGGAAGCACAGACGGCGGAGGAGACGGAGCCGCACATTCAGCCGCTCATCTTCA CAGCCCAGCAGCCGGAGAGCCAAGAGTGTAGAGGACGACGCTGAGGGCCACCTCATCTACCACGTCGGGGACTGGCTACAAGAGCGAT ATGAAATTGTAAGCACCTTAGGAGAAGGGACCTTTGGCCGCGTGGTGCAGTGTGTGGACCATCGCAG GGGCGGAGCAAGAGTGGCCCTGAAGATCATTAAGAATGTGGAGAAGTACAAGGAAGCAGCCCGACTAGAGATCAACGTGCTAGAGAAGATCAATGAGAAAGACCCCGACAGCAAGAA CCTCTGTGTCCAGATGTTTGACTGGTTTGACTACCATGGCCACATGTGTATCTCCTTTGAGCTTCTGGGCCTTAGCACCTTCGATTTCCTCAAAGACAACAACTACCTGCCCTACCCCATCCACCAAGTGCGCCACATGGCCTTCCAGCTCTGCCAGGCCGTCAAGT TCCTCCATGATAACAAGTTGACACACACGGACCTCAAACCCGAAAATATTCTCTTTGTGAATTCAGACTACGAACTCACCTACAACCTAGAGAAG AAGCGAGATGAGCGCAGTGTGAAGAGCACAGCTGTGCGGGTGGTAGACTTCGGCAGTGCCACCTTTGACCATGAACACCATAGCACCATTGTCTCCACTCGCCATTACCGGGCCCCAGAGGTCATCCTTG AGTTGGGCTGGGCACAGCCTTGTGATGTGTGGAGCATAGGCTGTATCATCTTTGAGTACTACGTTGGCTTCACCCTCTTCCAG ACCCATGACAACAGAGAGCATCTAGCCATGATGGAAAGGATCTTGGGTCCTATCCCTTCTCGGATGATCCGAAAAACAAG aaaacagaaatatttttatcgGGGTCGCCTGGATTGGGATGAGAACACATCAGCTGGGCGCTACGTGCGTGAGAACTGCAAACCACTACGG GACCCAGCTGTGATCCAGCACCGACCCAGCCAGCAGTATGCCACGCTTGATGTGTACAACCCTTTTGAGAACCGAGAG CCCCCGCCAGCCTATGagcctcctgccccagccccagcccctttGCCGCCACCCTCAGCTCCCACTGTACAGTCCTCAAGGAAGCTCAGCCCTACAGAGCCCAAGAACTATGGCTCCTACAGCACTCAG gcttctgcttcagctgccaCTGCGGAGCTGATCAAGAAGCAGGAGGAGCTCAACCGGAAGGCAGAGGAGTTGGACCGCCGGGAGCGAGAGCTGCAGCATGTTGGCCTGGGTGGCACAG CTCGACAGAACAACTGGCCTCCCCTACCATCTGTTTGCCCAGTCCAGCCTTGCTTTTTCCAGGACATCTCCATGGAGATCCCACAAGAATTTCAGAAGACAGTGTCCACCATGTACTACCTCtggttgt GCAGCACTTTGGCTCTTGTCCTGAATTTCCTGGCCTGCCTGGCCAGGTTCTGTGTGGATACCAGCAGTGGGTCCGGCTTTGGGCTGTCCATGCTCTGGCTCCTCCTCTTCACCCCCTGCTCCTTTGTCTGCTGGTACCGCCCTATGTATAAGGCTTTCAG gAGTGATAGTTCATTCAATTTCTtcgtttttttcttcattttcttcgtCCAGGATGTGTTCTTTGTCCTCCAGGCCATTGGCATCCCAGGGTGGGGCTTCAG TGGCTGGGTGTTCGCGATTGTGGCGGTGGGCACCAACCCAGCCGTGGCTGTGCTCATGCTGCTGGTCGCCCTGCTCTTCACTGGCATCGCTGTGCTGGGGATTGTGATGCTGAAGCGG ATCCACTCCTTGTACCGCCGAACAGGTGCCAGCTTTCAGAAAGCCCAGCAGGAGTTTGCTGCTGGTGTCTTCTCCAACCCTGCGGTTCGGACTGCTGCTGCCAATGCAGCCGCCGGGGCTGCTGAAAATGCCTTCAGGGCCCCATGA
- the LOC101992459 gene encoding dual specificity protein kinase CLK2 isoform X1 produces the protein MPHPRRYHSSEHGSRGSYHEHYRSRKHKRRRSRSWSSSSDRTRRRRREDSYHVRSRSSYDDHSSDRRVNDRRYCSSYRRNDYSRDRAEAYYDTDFQHSYEYHRENSSYRSQRSSRRKHRRRRRRSRTFSRSSSQPSSRRAKSVEDDAEGHLIYHVGDWLQERYEIVSTLGEGTFGRVVQCVDHRRGGARVALKIIKNVEKYKEAARLEINVLEKINEKDPDSKNLCVQMFDWFDYHGHMCISFELLGLSTFDFLKDNNYLPYPIHQVRHMAFQLCQAVKFLHDNKLTHTDLKPENILFVNSDYELTYNLEKKRDERSVKSTAVRVVDFGSATFDHEHHSTIVSTRHYRAPEVILELGWAQPCDVWSIGCIIFEYYVGFTLFQTHDNREHLAMMERILGPIPSRMIRKTRKQKYFYRGRLDWDENTSAGRYVRENCKPLRRYLTSEAEEHHQLFDLIESMLEYEPAKRLTLGEALQHPFFACLRTEPPNTKLWDSSRDISR, from the exons aTGCCTCATCCCCGAAGGTACCATTCCTCAGAGCATGGTAGTCGGGGGAGTTATCACGAACACTATCGGAGCCGAAAGCATAAGCGAAGAAGAAGTCGCTCCTGGTCAAGTTCCAGTGACCGGACAAGGCGGCGGCGGAGGGAGGACAGCTATCACGTTCGGTCCCGAAG CAGCTATGACGATCACTCATCTGATCGGCGGGTTAATGATCGTCGGTACTGCAGCAGCTACAGACGCAATGACTATAGCCGGGATCGAGCAGAGGCCTACTATGACACAGACTTTCAGCATTCCTATGAGTACCATCGGGAGAACAGCAGTTACCGAAGCCAGCGCAGCAGCCGGAGGAAGCACAGACGGCGGAGGAGACGGAGCCGCACATTCAGCCGCTCATCTTCA CAGCCCAGCAGCCGGAGAGCCAAGAGTGTAGAGGACGACGCTGAGGGCCACCTCATCTACCACGTCGGGGACTGGCTACAAGAGCGAT ATGAAATTGTAAGCACCTTAGGAGAAGGGACCTTTGGCCGCGTGGTGCAGTGTGTGGACCATCGCAG GGGCGGAGCAAGAGTGGCCCTGAAGATCATTAAGAATGTGGAGAAGTACAAGGAAGCAGCCCGACTAGAGATCAACGTGCTAGAGAAGATCAATGAGAAAGACCCCGACAGCAAGAA CCTCTGTGTCCAGATGTTTGACTGGTTTGACTACCATGGCCACATGTGTATCTCCTTTGAGCTTCTGGGCCTTAGCACCTTCGATTTCCTCAAAGACAACAACTACCTGCCCTACCCCATCCACCAAGTGCGCCACATGGCCTTCCAGCTCTGCCAGGCCGTCAAGT TCCTCCATGATAACAAGTTGACACACACGGACCTCAAACCCGAAAATATTCTCTTTGTGAATTCAGACTACGAACTCACCTACAACCTAGAGAAG AAGCGAGATGAGCGCAGTGTGAAGAGCACAGCTGTGCGGGTGGTAGACTTCGGCAGTGCCACCTTTGACCATGAACACCATAGCACCATTGTCTCCACTCGCCATTACCGGGCCCCAGAGGTCATCCTTG AGTTGGGCTGGGCACAGCCTTGTGATGTGTGGAGCATAGGCTGTATCATCTTTGAGTACTACGTTGGCTTCACCCTCTTCCAG ACCCATGACAACAGAGAGCATCTAGCCATGATGGAAAGGATCTTGGGTCCTATCCCTTCTCGGATGATCCGAAAAACAAG aaaacagaaatatttttatcgGGGTCGCCTGGATTGGGATGAGAACACATCAGCTGGGCGCTACGTGCGTGAGAACTGCAAACCACTACGG CGATATCTGACCTCAGAGGCAGAGGAACACCACCAGCTCTTCGATCTGATTGAAAGCATGCTAGAGTATGAACCTGCTAAGCGGCTGACCTTAGGTGAAGCCCTCCAGCACCCTTTCTTCGCCTGCCTTCGGACTGAGCCACCCAACACCAAGTTGTGGGACTCCAGTCGGGATATCAGTCGGTGA